The window TCATCCAGTCCATCAACGAACAGGACGTCAACTCGGTCGTCGCCGTGAACCTGTTCGCCGCGGTGGTGGTGCTCGCCTCCGGCTTCCTCGCCGACACCCTGCACGCCGCCCTCGACCCGCGCGTGCGGTCCTGACCGGAGGAGAGCCGCCATGACCGCCGTCACCACGGAACCCGCCGAGCCCGCCGAGCCCGCCCGGTCCACCGGTTCCGCCGTACCCGCTCCGCCCGCCGCACCCGCCGCACCGGCCGCACCCGTGCTGCCGCTCGTCGCGGGCGCCCCAGGCGCGCTCGACCTACCCGCCGTCGCGGCCGCACCGGGCGTCGCCGCCCCGCCCGTCGGCACCCCCGCGGCGGCCGGCCGCGGCCGGCTCGTCCTGGCCCGGCTGCTCGCCGCCCGCTGGGCGGTGGCCGGCACCGTCGTCGTCCTGCTGCTGTTCGCGCTCGCCTTCGGCGGCCAGTACCTCACCCCCTGGGACTACGCCACCCCCGACTACACCGCCCTGCGCCAACCCCCCTCCGGCAGCCACTGGTTCGGCACCAACGGGGTCGGCCAGGACGTCTTCGCGCAGACCGTCCGCGGACTGCAGAAGTCCCTGGTGATCGGCCTGCTGGTGGCGCTCTTCTCGACCGTGCTGGCCTCCCTGGTCGGCGCCTGCGCCGGGTACTTCGGCGGCTGGACCGACCGGGTGCTGATGTTCCTGGTCGACCTGATGCTGGTCTTCCCCAGCTTCCTGATCATCACGATCATCTCGCCCCGGCTGAAGGGCACCGGCTGGCTCGCCTTCGTGCTGCTGCTCGCCCTCTTCAACTGGATGATCACCGCCCGGGTGGTCCGCTCGATGACCATCTCGCTGCGCGAGCGCGAATTCGTCCGCGCCGCACAGTTCATGGGGGTGCGGCCGCTGCGCGTCATCACCCGGCACGTCCTGCCGAACGTCGCCTCCTTCCTCATCATCGACGCCACCATCGCGGTCGGCGGCGCCGTGATGAGCGAGACCGCGCTCTCCTACTTCGGCTTCGGCGTGAAGGCCCCCGACGTCTCGCTCGGCACCCTGCTCGCCGCCGGGACCAGCGACGCCCCGGTGTTCCCCTGGCTGTTCTACTTCGCCGCCGGGCTGCTGGTGCTCTTCGTCCTGGCCGTCAACCTGATCGGGGACGGGCTGCGCGACGCCCTCGACCCGACCACCGAGGTCGCCCGTACCCCTCGTAGGAAGCGCGGAAGAACGTGACCACCACCGTCGAGACCCCGCTGCTGGCCGTCCGCGACCTGCGGGTCGACTTCACCGGACCGCGCGGCGCCACCGTCCCCGCCGTCCGCGGCGTCGACCTCAGCCTGCGCCGCGGCGAGACCCTGGGCATCGTCGGCGAGTCCGGCTCCGGCAAGTCCGTGACCGCCCTGGCCGTGCTCGGACTGCTGCCGGGCACCGCCCGGGTCCGGGGCTCGGTGGCCCTGGACGGCAGGGAGCTGGTCGGCCTGCCCGGCCGTGAGCTCGCCGCCATCCGCGGCAGCCGGGTCGCCATGGTCTTCCAGGACCCGCTCTCCGCCTTCACTCCCGTCTACCGGATCGGCGACCAGATCGTCGAGGCGCTCCGGATCCACCAGCGCCTCGACAAGCAGGCCGCCCGCGAACGGGCCGCCGAACTGCTCGACCTGGTCGGCATCCCGGCCCCGGACCGCGCGCTGGACAGCTTCCCGCACGAGTTCTCCGGCGGGATGCGCCAGCGCGCGATGATCGCCATGGCCATCGCCAACGACCCCGACATCCTGCTCGCCGACGAGCCCACCACCGCCCTGGACGTCACCATCCAGGCCCAGGTGCTCGACGTCCTGCGCACCGCCCAGCGCGAGACCGGCGCCGCGCTCGTCCTGGTCAGCCACGACCTCGGAGTGATCGCCGGGATGGCCGACCGGGTCGCCGTGATGTACGCGGGCCGGGTGGTCGAGACGGCCGGCGTGGACGAACTCTTCGCCGCGCCCCGCCACCCCTACACGCTGGGCCTGATCGGCGCGGTGCCGAGGCTGGACGGCCGGGGCGGACCGCTGGTGCCGATCCCCGGCGCCCCCGCGCCGATGGCCGAACTGCCGCCCGGCTGCCCGTTCGCCGCGCGCTGCCCGCTGGTCGAGGAGCGGTGCCGGACGACGGAGCCGGACCTGGGCGGACCGGCGGCGTCCGGCGGGAGTGCCGAGGAGGCGCACCTGGCCGCCTGCGTGCGGGCCGGGGAACTGGCCGAACGCCGGCCCGCGCCCGCCGAGGTCTACCCCGTACCGCCGGTGCCACCGGCCGCGGCCGCCGTGTCCGGGCCGCGCGGGGAGCGCCCGGCGGTGCTCTCCGTCAGCGGCCTCACCAAGACGTTCCCGCTGCTCAAGGGCACCGTCTTCAAGCGCCGGATCGGCGAGGTCTACGCCGTGGACGGGGTCGAGCTGGACATCCGGCAGGGCGAGACGCTCGGCCTGGTCGGCGAGTCCGGCTCCGGGAAGTCCACCACCCTGTTCGAGCTGCTGCGGCTCGCGAAGCCGGAGTCGGGCCGGATCGAGCTGCTCGGGCAGGACACCGCCGCGCTCTCCCGCTCGGCCGCCCACCGGATGCGGTCCCACCTGCAGATCGTCTTCCAGGACCCGATGGCCAGCCTCGACCCCCGGATGCCGATCGGTGACATCGTCGCCGAACCGCTGCGGGCCCAGGGCACCGACCGTGCTGAGATCGGCCGCCGGGTGCCCGGACTGCTGCGGCAGGTCGGCCTGGATCCGGCGCACGCCGTCCGCTACCCGCACCAGTTCTCCGGCGGACAGCGCCAGCGGATCTCGATCGCCCGGGCCCTGGCCGTCCGGCCGAAGCTGCTGGTGCTGGACGAACCGGTCTCCGCGCTGGACGTCTCCATCCAGGCCGGGGTGCTCAACCTGCTCCAGTCGCTCAAGGCCGAGCTGGGCCTGTCCTACCTCTTCGTCTCGCACGACCTGTCGGTGATCCGGCACCTCGCGGACCGGGTGAGCGTGATGTACCTCGGGCGGACCGTCGAACAGGGCGAGGTCTCCGCCGTCTTCGAGCGGCCCCGGCACCCGTACACCCGGGCGCTGCTCTCCGCCGTGCCACTGCCGGACCCGGCCGCCGAGCGGGCCCGCAGCCGCATCCTGCTGGCCGGCGACCCGCCCTCGCCGACCGCGCGGCGCACCGGCTGCCCGTTCCGCACCCGCTGCCCCGTCTACGCCGGGCTCGAAGCCGGGGCGCGCACCCGCTGCGACACCGAGGCCCCGCCGCTGACCGGCCCCGCGCCGGACCTGGACCACCAGGCGGCCTGCCACTACCCGGAGTAGTGGCACCCGGCGGCGCCGACCGTCACCGAGCGTGACCGGATCGTCTCGATTCGGCAGATCGGCCGGACTCCGTGTAATGTCGTGCGGGTCAGCAGGCGCCGCTAGCTCAGTTGGTTAGAGCAGCTGACTCTTAATCAGCGGGTCCGGGGTTCGAGTCCCTGGCGGCGCACATGGCAAGGTCTCAGGCCGTCCACTCCGGTGGGCGGCCTGAGGCGTTTCCGGGGCCTGCGCCGGGAGGCTCCGGCGCGGGGCTCAGCGGGTGTCCAGGATCGCCGAGGCCACCGCGTCCGGGCGGTCGAACATCAGCAGGTGCCCGGCCGGGGCCGTGCTGCGGAAGTCGCCCCCGAGCAGCGCGGCGAGACCGCGCTGCTCGGCCAGCCGGTCCAGGGTGCGGCTGCCGCGGCACCCGTCGTCGGCGGCGAGCACGGTGACCGGCAGTCCGGGCGGCAGCGGTGCGGCGCCCCGCAGTTCGTCCAGTTCGGCGGCCATGTCGAGGTAGCACGCGTTCTCCCGGAGCAGGGCGCGCAGGGCGCGCCCGGTCCGGTAGCAGTGCCGGACCAGCGGCACCGGGGCGAGGTCCTCGTGGCGGACGGTGGTCGCCCGGGCGACCAGCCCGCGCACGGTGGGCCCGAGCAGGTACGGCGCCGCGACGGCCGTGGCCGCGCCCGCGACCGCGCGGGCCGCCAGGTCGCGCAGCCCCGGGGCCGGCAGCGGCCGCGGGTCCGACTCGACGCTGCCGTCCAGCAGGACCAGCCCGGCCGTCCGGCCCGGGTGGAGCCGCGCGAAGGCCTCGACGTGGAACCCCGCCAGCGAGTGGCCCGCCACCGTGCACGGCTCGCGCAGTCCGAGCGCGTCCAGCACGCCCCGGATGCGGGCCGCCTCCCCCGCCGCCGTCGGGGCCGGCCGGGTGGCGGGCTCGGAGGCGCTCAGCCCGTACCCGGGCCGGTCGAAGCGGACCACCGTCCGGTAGGGGGTGAGGAAGGGCACCACGAGGTCCCAGTCGAACCAGCTGCTGCCCAGCCCCCCGGTGAGCAGGCAGACCGGTCCGCCGCCCTCGGTGCGCACGTGCAGGGGCGTCCCGTCGATCCGCAGGAACATCGCGGAGTCGTGCGCCCCCGATCCGGTCATCGCGGTTCCACCCCCTCGCCCGCCGGCCGGAGCGGCAGGGCGGCGACGGCGAGCCGTGTCCCCCGGCGGCCGGGGCGGGAGCTGGGCACGTTCCCACCCTAACCGGGCACGAACTCCGCCCCAACCGGGCGGAAACGGGCGCTGGGCCGAGGGTGGACGGGCCCTTCGCCCCCGGTGGTTCGGGGCACCCGGCCGGACCGTGTATTGTTCTCCAGGTCAGCAGGCGCCGCTAGCTCAGTTGGTTAGAGCAGCTGACTCTTAATCAGCGGGTCCGGGGTTCGAGTCCCTGGCGGCGCACAGACACTTGGGGAGCCTCTCGCAGTCGCGAGAGGCTCCCTGATTTTTTTGCCCTTCGGCGTCCGTTTTGCGTGTGATGTCGGTCTCGCTTGCCGCTTCGGCGGAGCCAATCGGCCCGCTCGGCACGTCCTGGGCTGTACACCGGAAACGGGGCAAAGGTCCCCAACCGTCGACATTCCCGTTTTGTGCTGGCCGCACGGTTCGCCCGCAGGAAAGGCTGCCGCTTTGTCCCCAAACACCCGGAGCGGCCGACGCACGCCGTCCCTCGGGCTCCGCCCGGTGGAGCGCCTGAAGCGCTCCCCGGAGGGTCCGGCCGGCGGCCGCAGGCCGCGCCGCCCGAAGCGCACCGGCTGGCGCCGGCTGATCCCGACCTGGCGGATGAGCCTGCTCGGCCTCGCGGCCGCGCTGCTGCTCGGCGTCGGCCTGTTCGCGCTGGGCATCGCCCTGGTGAAGGTGCCGGACGCGCACGCCGCCGCGACCGCCCAGAGCAACACCTGGCTCTACCAGGACGGCTCGGTGGTCGCCCGGACCGGCCAGACCAACCGGCAGAACGTCGGCCTGGACAAGGTCTCCCCCGCCGCCCAGCACGCCGCGCTGGCCGCCGAGGACCGCAACTTCTACCACGAGGGCGCCGTCAACGTGTCCGGTCTGGTCCGCGCCGCCGTCAACACGGCCAAGGGCGAGGGCACCCAGGGCGGCTCGACGATCACCCAGCAGTACGTGAAGAACACCTACCTGAACCAGAAGCAGTCCGTCACCCGGAAGGTGAAGGAACTCTTCATAGCGATCAAGGTGGACGCCACCGAGACCAAGGACGCCGTCCTGTCCGGCTACCTCAACACCTCGTACTACGGGCGCGGCGCCTACGGGATCCAGGCCGCCGCCCAGCAGTACTTCGGTGTCGACGCCGCCGCGCTCGACCCGGCGCAGGGCGCCTACCTGGCCGCCCTGCTGAACGCCCCGAGCGCCTACGACGTGGCCACCGCCACCCCGGCCGGCAAGCAGAACGCGGTCAACCGCTGGAACTACGTCCTGGACGGCATGGTGAAGGAGGGCTGGCTCTCCGCCGAGGAGCGGGCCGCCACCGCCTTCCCCGACGTCAAGGGCCCGCAGGCCCAGCTCGGCCTCTCCGGTCAGGCCGGCTACCTGGTCAACGCGGCGACCGAGTACCTCACCGCCAACAACGTCATCACCGAGTCCGAGCTGGCCAAGGGCGGCTACACCATCAAGCTGAGCGTCGACCCGGCGCGCCAGCAGGCCCTCCAGGACTCGGTCCAGGCGCAGCTGCACGACACCCTCGACCCGGACAAGCGGAAGAAGGACGCGAACGCCCAGGCCGGCGCCGTCTCCGTCGACCCGAGGACCGGTGCCGTGGTCGCCCTCTACGGCGGCGTCGACTACACCAAGCACTACGTGGACAACGCCACCCGCCGGGACTACCAGGCCGGGTCCACCTTCAAGGCGATCGCCCTGGCGGCGGCCCTGGAGAACGGCGCCAAGACCCAGTCCGGCCAGACCGTCACCCCGCGCACCGTCTACGACGGCACCAGCGGGCGCAAGGTCCGCGGCGGCAAGGGCACCCCGTACGCGCCGCCGAACGAGGGCGACAAGAGCTACGGCCAGGTCACCCTGCAGCAGGCCACCGACTGGTCGGTGAACTCGGTGTTCGCCCAGCTCGCCCAGGACACCGGCCTGCAGAAGGTCCGCGACACCGCCGTCGCGCTCGGCCTGCCCAGCAACACCCCCGGGCTCGACCCGGTGCCGTCCATCCCGCTCGGCGCCGCCACCCCGAGCGTGCTCGACATGGCCGGCGTGTACGCCACGCTGGACAACGGCGGCAAGCAGATCACCCCCTGGCTGGTGCAGTCGGTGGACCGCGAGGGCGAGGCGCTCGCGCTGCCGTCCCACAAGACCACCCAGGCGGTCGGCGAGGAGACCGCCCGCCAGGTGACCTCGATGCTGGAGGGCGTCGTCGGCGACCCGGGCGGCACCGGCTGGCGGGCGAAGTCGCTGGGCCGCCCGGTCGCCGGCAAGACCGGGACGACGGACGACCAGAAGTCGGTCTGGTTCGTCGGGTACACCCCCGAGCTGGTGACCTCGGTGGCGCTGTTCGGCCAGGATCCGGGCAGCGGCGCCCAGGTCAGCCTCAGCGGTACCGGCGGGATCGACGGCGCGGCGGGCGGCCAGTACCCCGCCCAGATCTGGACGAGCTACATGAAGGCCGCGCTCAAGGGGCAGCCGGTCACCGACTTCGCCGAGCCCTCGGGCAAGGACTGGTCGGGCGGCAGCGGCACGGCCGGCCCCGCCGACAGCTCGCCGTCGCCGTCCGGGTCGGCCTCGCCGTCGGCCACGCCCGGGAGCGGCGCGACCGGCGGGACGACCGGCGGCGCGGGCAACGGCTCCGGCCCGACCGGCACGCCGGGCGGCCCGGGCGGCTCCGCCGGTACGGACCAGGACGGCTCGCGGTCCGGTGGCGCGACCACCGCACCGACCCAGCAGCCGACCCAGCAGCCGACCTCCCAGCCGACCGGCCGGCCCACCCGGTCGCCGCAGCCGACCACCGGGCCCACCACGGCCCCGACCACCGGGCCGACCACCGCGCCCCAGCCTTCGGGCGGCACGGGGACGGGGACGGGCACGGGGTCCGGTTCGGGCACGGGCGCGGGGTCGCCGGCGGGGGCCGGCGCGGGCACCGGGCAGTAGCCGGCCGCGGGCGGCGCCCTCCGACGGGCCCGGAGCGGAGCCACCCGGCTCCGCTCCGGGCCCGTTCCGCGTTCCCGCGGGCAGGGCGGCCACCGTGGCGGACCCCGCCACTGCGCACAGTTCAGTGCAGGACCAAATGACGAAATGGCGCCTTACCGAATCGGCGGTATGACTGTCACAATGCCTCGGTGCACAGCTCAAAGCCCCTGACCGGCCACGCTCCGGGCAGAACTCTCGGCCTCTCCCTCGCCCTGGTCTCCGCGTTCGCCTTCGGCGGCTCCGGCACCGCCGCCAAGCCGCTGATCGAGGCGGGACTCTCACCGCTGCACGTGGTCTGGCTCCGGGTGACCGGCGCCGCCGTGGTCCTGCTCCCGCTGGCCTACCGCCACCGGGCCGCCGTGCTCCGCCGGCCCGGCCTGCTGATCGGCTTCGGGCTGCTCGCCGTCGCCGGCGTCCAGGCCTGCTACTTCGCGGCGATCTCCCGGATCCCGGTCGGCGTCGCCCTGTTGATCGAGTACCTCGGACCGCCGCTGCTCATCGGCTACGTGAAGTTCGTCCAGCGCAAGCCGATCAGCCGGGGCGCCGCCGTCGGCGCCGGGGTGGCCGTGGCCGGTCTGGCCTGCGTGGTGGAGGTCTGGAACGGCCTGGGCTTCGACGCGCTGGGCGTGCTCTTCGCCCTCGGGGCGGCCTGCTGCCAGGTCGGCTACTTCGTGCTGGCCGACGCCGGCAGCCGGGGCGACCGCCCGGTCGACCCGATCGCCGTCAGTGCCTTCGGGCTGCTGATCGGCGCGGTCGTGCTCACCGTCCTCACCCGCCCCTGGGAGGCCGACTGGGGGCTCCTCGGCGGGCAGGTCGTGATGAACGGGCACTCGCTGCCCGCACTGCTCCCGGCCGCCTGGATGGTCCTGGTCGCGACCGTGCTCGCCTACCTGACCGGGGTGGTCTCCGTCCGGCACCTGTCGCCGCCGGTCGCCGGGGTGGTGGCCAACCTGGAGGCGGTCGTCGCCACCGTGCTGGCCTGGATCCTGCTCGGCGAGCACCTGGGCCTGCCCCAGACGGCCGGCGGCCTGCTGGTGCTGGCGGGCGCGTTCGCGGCCCAGGCGAGCAAGCCGTCCCCCGCCGCGGCACCGGTGGAGGTCGCGGCACCGACGGACGACCTGACGGGGGCGACCGCGCTCGGCGAGCGCCCGGCGCGGACCGCCGGGGCCCCGGACGACGGGGAGCGCGGAACCGCCGTGGTCAGCGGCCGACCGAGCCGAACCAGTCGAGGTGGCTGAGCGGCCACACGACGGCCGCCACCGGCCCGACCACGTTGTCCACCGGTACGGCGCCGCCGCCCGGGCCCCGCTGGTGGTAGCGCGAGTCGGCGGAGTCGCTCCGGTGGTCGCCCTCCACCCAGACGTACCCCTGGGGCACGGTCACCGGACCGAAGTCCAGCCCCGCGCAGGAGTCGTCGCCGGGGTGGAGGTAGGGCTCGTCCACCTTCGCCCCGTCGACCGTCAGCGTGGTGCCGGAGCACTGCACGGTCTGGCCGCCGGTCGCGATGACCCGCTTGACCAGGTAGTTGTCGTCCTTCGGCGGCACCAGGCCGACGAAGCCCAGCACCGAGCCCACGGCCCGGGTGACCGGGTTCCCGTCGGTCGGCTGGGGCGGCAGCCAGTCGCCCGGGTCCTTGAACACCACCGGCTGGCCGGGCTCCGGCTCCCAGCCGGTGAGCGGAGCGAGCTTGTTCACGCCGACCCGGTCGCCGATCCGCAGGGTGTTCTCCATGGACCCGGACGGGATCATGAACACCTGGAACAGGCAGGTCTTGATCAGCAGCGCGACCAGCAGCCCGACCGCGGCCATCACCGGGATCTCGATCCACCAGGGCCGCGGACGGCGCCCGGCCCGGCGGGCCTTCGGGCTCCTGGGCCCCTTGCCGCCCCTCGACGCCTTGCGCGACCGCGCCCGGCGGGCTTCCGCCCGGCCACCGGGAGCACCGTCGGCGCCGCGTCCGGGGCCGGCGGCCGGGGCCTGAGCGCTCCCGGCATCGCCGTGCGTTTCGGGCAGGTTCACCGCCATCGTCGCTGCTCCACCTCTCCGGCTGGGGGAACCTGCACGCTACGCCACCCGGGAAGCCACGCGAAATCGCGCTTTTACCCGTGCCAGACATCGCGGACCCGTCCCGCCGGGGGCCGGCCGGCCTCCGGGACGCGGCCCGGCTCGGGCGCCGGAACGCGGGGAGGAGCGGAGGGACACGAAGGAACGCGAGGAAGCGCGGGCCGATGCGGTCAGGCGCGGGCGATGGCCTCGTGGTGGCGGATGACCTCGGCGATGATGAAGGTGAGGAACTTCTCCGCGAACACCGGGTCCAGGTGGGCGCCGGCCGCCAGCTCCCGCAGGCGGCGGATCTGGTCGCGCTCCCGCGCCGGATCGGCCGGGGGCAGCTTGTGCTCGGCCTTGAGCCGGC of the Kitasatospora sp. NBC_01246 genome contains:
- a CDS encoding ABC transporter ATP-binding protein, giving the protein MTTTVETPLLAVRDLRVDFTGPRGATVPAVRGVDLSLRRGETLGIVGESGSGKSVTALAVLGLLPGTARVRGSVALDGRELVGLPGRELAAIRGSRVAMVFQDPLSAFTPVYRIGDQIVEALRIHQRLDKQAARERAAELLDLVGIPAPDRALDSFPHEFSGGMRQRAMIAMAIANDPDILLADEPTTALDVTIQAQVLDVLRTAQRETGAALVLVSHDLGVIAGMADRVAVMYAGRVVETAGVDELFAAPRHPYTLGLIGAVPRLDGRGGPLVPIPGAPAPMAELPPGCPFAARCPLVEERCRTTEPDLGGPAASGGSAEEAHLAACVRAGELAERRPAPAEVYPVPPVPPAAAAVSGPRGERPAVLSVSGLTKTFPLLKGTVFKRRIGEVYAVDGVELDIRQGETLGLVGESGSGKSTTLFELLRLAKPESGRIELLGQDTAALSRSAAHRMRSHLQIVFQDPMASLDPRMPIGDIVAEPLRAQGTDRAEIGRRVPGLLRQVGLDPAHAVRYPHQFSGGQRQRISIARALAVRPKLLVLDEPVSALDVSIQAGVLNLLQSLKAELGLSYLFVSHDLSVIRHLADRVSVMYLGRTVEQGEVSAVFERPRHPYTRALLSAVPLPDPAAERARSRILLAGDPPSPTARRTGCPFRTRCPVYAGLEAGARTRCDTEAPPLTGPAPDLDHQAACHYPE
- a CDS encoding transglycosylase domain-containing protein — protein: MERLKRSPEGPAGGRRPRRPKRTGWRRLIPTWRMSLLGLAAALLLGVGLFALGIALVKVPDAHAAATAQSNTWLYQDGSVVARTGQTNRQNVGLDKVSPAAQHAALAAEDRNFYHEGAVNVSGLVRAAVNTAKGEGTQGGSTITQQYVKNTYLNQKQSVTRKVKELFIAIKVDATETKDAVLSGYLNTSYYGRGAYGIQAAAQQYFGVDAAALDPAQGAYLAALLNAPSAYDVATATPAGKQNAVNRWNYVLDGMVKEGWLSAEERAATAFPDVKGPQAQLGLSGQAGYLVNAATEYLTANNVITESELAKGGYTIKLSVDPARQQALQDSVQAQLHDTLDPDKRKKDANAQAGAVSVDPRTGAVVALYGGVDYTKHYVDNATRRDYQAGSTFKAIALAAALENGAKTQSGQTVTPRTVYDGTSGRKVRGGKGTPYAPPNEGDKSYGQVTLQQATDWSVNSVFAQLAQDTGLQKVRDTAVALGLPSNTPGLDPVPSIPLGAATPSVLDMAGVYATLDNGGKQITPWLVQSVDREGEALALPSHKTTQAVGEETARQVTSMLEGVVGDPGGTGWRAKSLGRPVAGKTGTTDDQKSVWFVGYTPELVTSVALFGQDPGSGAQVSLSGTGGIDGAAGGQYPAQIWTSYMKAALKGQPVTDFAEPSGKDWSGGSGTAGPADSSPSPSGSASPSATPGSGATGGTTGGAGNGSGPTGTPGGPGGSAGTDQDGSRSGGATTAPTQQPTQQPTSQPTGRPTRSPQPTTGPTTAPTTGPTTAPQPSGGTGTGTGTGSGSGTGAGSPAGAGAGTGQ
- a CDS encoding EamA family transporter, coding for MHSSKPLTGHAPGRTLGLSLALVSAFAFGGSGTAAKPLIEAGLSPLHVVWLRVTGAAVVLLPLAYRHRAAVLRRPGLLIGFGLLAVAGVQACYFAAISRIPVGVALLIEYLGPPLLIGYVKFVQRKPISRGAAVGAGVAVAGLACVVEVWNGLGFDALGVLFALGAACCQVGYFVLADAGSRGDRPVDPIAVSAFGLLIGAVVLTVLTRPWEADWGLLGGQVVMNGHSLPALLPAAWMVLVATVLAYLTGVVSVRHLSPPVAGVVANLEAVVATVLAWILLGEHLGLPQTAGGLLVLAGAFAAQASKPSPAAAPVEVAAPTDDLTGATALGERPARTAGAPDDGERGTAVVSGRPSRTSRGG
- a CDS encoding alpha/beta fold hydrolase is translated as MTGSGAHDSAMFLRIDGTPLHVRTEGGGPVCLLTGGLGSSWFDWDLVVPFLTPYRTVVRFDRPGYGLSASEPATRPAPTAAGEAARIRGVLDALGLREPCTVAGHSLAGFHVEAFARLHPGRTAGLVLLDGSVESDPRPLPAPGLRDLAARAVAGAATAVAAPYLLGPTVRGLVARATTVRHEDLAPVPLVRHCYRTGRALRALLRENACYLDMAAELDELRGAAPLPPGLPVTVLAADDGCRGSRTLDRLAEQRGLAALLGGDFRSTAPAGHLLMFDRPDAVASAILDTR
- a CDS encoding chorismate mutase; its protein translation is MTDHPTTPETGPSDGIDDAVRAELTSLRESIDNIDAAVVHMLAERFKATQRVGRLKAEHKLPPADPARERDQIRRLRELAAGAHLDPVFAEKFLTFIIAEVIRHHEAIARA
- a CDS encoding ABC transporter permease, with translation MTAVTTEPAEPAEPARSTGSAVPAPPAAPAAPAAPVLPLVAGAPGALDLPAVAAAPGVAAPPVGTPAAAGRGRLVLARLLAARWAVAGTVVVLLLFALAFGGQYLTPWDYATPDYTALRQPPSGSHWFGTNGVGQDVFAQTVRGLQKSLVIGLLVALFSTVLASLVGACAGYFGGWTDRVLMFLVDLMLVFPSFLIITIISPRLKGTGWLAFVLLLALFNWMITARVVRSMTISLREREFVRAAQFMGVRPLRVITRHVLPNVASFLIIDATIAVGGAVMSETALSYFGFGVKAPDVSLGTLLAAGTSDAPVFPWLFYFAAGLLVLFVLAVNLIGDGLRDALDPTTEVARTPRRKRGRT
- the lepB gene encoding signal peptidase I — protein: MAVNLPETHGDAGSAQAPAAGPGRGADGAPGGRAEARRARSRKASRGGKGPRSPKARRAGRRPRPWWIEIPVMAAVGLLVALLIKTCLFQVFMIPSGSMENTLRIGDRVGVNKLAPLTGWEPEPGQPVVFKDPGDWLPPQPTDGNPVTRAVGSVLGFVGLVPPKDDNYLVKRVIATGGQTVQCSGTTLTVDGAKVDEPYLHPGDDSCAGLDFGPVTVPQGYVWVEGDHRSDSADSRYHQRGPGGGAVPVDNVVGPVAAVVWPLSHLDWFGSVGR